A single Cnuibacter physcomitrellae DNA region contains:
- a CDS encoding response regulator — translation MSGRGVRVVVVEDQPLYRQMLVGLLHAAPGIAVVGSAATAQDARTLDPHGFDVALVDLDLGDGDGFDVGSAFRAANPSVGIVILSAVDALHRMLQLDRRDAAGWSYLSKTSALSAGSLVASLQASHAGRTVIDPSLAAVREPRAGSPLESLTDRQREVLSLLASGMTNMAIAEQLGIASRSADNHVNAIYGALGLAATDQRNPRVQAALMFVEHSR, via the coding sequence ATGAGCGGCAGAGGCGTGCGTGTCGTCGTGGTCGAGGATCAGCCGCTGTACCGGCAGATGCTCGTCGGGCTGCTCCACGCCGCCCCCGGCATCGCGGTCGTCGGCTCCGCCGCGACCGCTCAGGATGCGCGTACGCTCGACCCCCACGGCTTCGACGTGGCGCTCGTCGACCTCGACCTCGGCGACGGCGACGGGTTCGACGTCGGGTCCGCCTTCCGGGCGGCGAACCCCAGCGTGGGCATCGTGATCCTCTCGGCGGTCGACGCTCTCCACCGGATGCTGCAGCTCGATCGACGCGATGCCGCCGGGTGGAGCTACCTGTCGAAGACGTCGGCGCTCTCGGCGGGGTCGCTGGTCGCCTCGCTCCAGGCCTCGCACGCCGGACGCACGGTCATCGACCCGTCGCTCGCCGCCGTCCGGGAACCGAGGGCCGGCAGCCCGCTCGAGTCGCTCACCGACCGGCAGCGCGAGGTGCTGTCACTGCTCGCGTCGGGCATGACGAACATGGCGATCGCGGAGCAGCTCGGCATCGCGAGCCGCTCCGCCGACAACCATGTCAACGCGATCTACGGCGCGCTCGGGCTCGCGGCCACCGATCAGCGCAACCCCCGGGTGCAGGCGGCTCTGATGTTCGTCGAGCACTCACGGTGA
- a CDS encoding Ig-like domain repeat protein, translating to MSTRTHARRWIVGAVAVALAPGMALSAASVAVAAPAPDPVVASGSDWSVTTTPGGYLVDLKLDEPLPMVNDAPTIIVDGEPLGLAQESEDGLSLSIVTNDPSVADATDVSKGWSSGEEDKASETTETPVTEESPQSRIMTEQLDALAQAAAVPDPSTLGQYGVTEAEYDFGDQAIALAAIGGIRGEMTGKMYLTDATGERPTIVLLHGRHTSCSGQGANPLRWPCGPTQMNVRSYLGYEGTARALASNGYNVLSIAANSVNSNDNQLALDYGAQARGQLILDTLSMLEKANAGAAVSYDDITTATDTVPSVTTTRTLDEALVRATTRTDQPAAPSGVTAASLKGRFDLDHVGIMGHSRGGEGVVSAATLNQGLAKPFGIESVLPLAPVDFGRMTLPDVPTAVFLPYCDGDVSNQQGQHFIDDSRHAFDDNVLRSAVWVMGANHNFFNTVWTPGLYPAATSDDWSTRDTTSSCSTRDSTRLTAAQQYQVGVSYMTGFFRLTMGGETQFQSLFDGSVKPSTTATSYADVRVMATQPASSTSLVTDFTTNNSLIRVSGGATAAVCTNLSGRTVSQSLPFCATTKGSSQVPHWTPGSFAPNVPEFPTTRFLWTGASTTDPSVPSTGQLRITVPADYRDLSTRSQITLKTAPDESVPSGTDFTITVVDGTGATYQVAASALNPLAINRMPGGTNTTLNKIVLQQLTIPTSTITGIDLRDVREIRLTAGVGADGTGTGGVYLSDLAFDTPSVGTPVVQTRTTVNIAPTAVEEGSGPGSAEVAAYLSRADTKPVTGYVSVLGSASGAVGIGMEKVTFQPGETCKTVTVATLGNSAASDKGSTNFKVSATNTSNAVMGAQAFNNLTVREDDGTTGTEIPPVGIQGDACAEYEASLAPVPLAVDKEAVAPGDSFTVTASGFRVGEAVLFGFAGADLGVVIADDAGAATWTVNVPVNSTLGAADVTALGAGSKRDARAAVSVLAPTTTVLAAPTSSTEGDEVAFAATVTGADVEGTVSFTEGDTVLGTADVVDGVATFRYAGLAVGEHTVVASFGQTATAFASVSDPVVITVAAAPVPSPTASPTPGGNAVPAGTGSSSGDLASTGLNVSLWILGSILVLGAGASILVMVRRRRVTE from the coding sequence GTGTCTACACGCACACACGCGAGGCGGTGGATCGTGGGAGCGGTCGCCGTCGCGCTCGCGCCCGGAATGGCGCTCTCGGCGGCATCCGTCGCCGTGGCCGCTCCGGCGCCCGACCCGGTCGTCGCCTCCGGCAGCGACTGGTCTGTGACCACCACCCCCGGTGGATACCTGGTCGACCTGAAGCTCGACGAGCCGCTTCCCATGGTGAACGACGCGCCGACGATCATCGTCGACGGCGAGCCCCTCGGTCTGGCGCAGGAGTCCGAGGACGGCCTCTCGCTCAGCATCGTCACGAACGACCCTTCGGTCGCCGACGCCACCGACGTGAGCAAGGGCTGGTCGAGCGGTGAGGAGGACAAGGCCTCCGAGACGACGGAGACCCCCGTCACCGAGGAGTCCCCGCAGAGCCGCATCATGACCGAGCAGCTCGACGCGCTCGCTCAGGCCGCCGCCGTGCCCGACCCGTCGACGCTCGGGCAGTACGGCGTCACCGAGGCCGAGTACGACTTCGGAGACCAGGCCATCGCGCTCGCCGCGATCGGCGGCATCCGCGGTGAGATGACCGGCAAGATGTACCTCACCGACGCCACCGGCGAGCGCCCCACCATCGTGCTGCTGCACGGCCGCCACACCTCCTGCTCCGGCCAGGGCGCCAACCCGCTGCGCTGGCCCTGTGGCCCGACGCAGATGAACGTCCGCTCCTACCTCGGCTACGAGGGCACCGCTCGGGCGCTCGCGTCGAACGGCTACAACGTGCTGTCGATCGCGGCCAACTCGGTCAACTCGAACGACAACCAGCTCGCCCTCGACTACGGCGCACAGGCCCGCGGTCAGCTCATCCTCGACACCCTCTCGATGCTCGAGAAGGCCAACGCCGGCGCCGCCGTCTCCTACGACGACATCACGACCGCGACCGACACCGTCCCGAGCGTCACCACCACCCGCACGCTCGACGAGGCGCTCGTCCGCGCCACGACGCGCACCGACCAGCCGGCGGCGCCCTCGGGCGTCACCGCGGCGTCGCTGAAGGGCCGCTTCGACCTCGACCACGTCGGCATCATGGGCCACTCGCGTGGTGGCGAGGGCGTCGTCTCCGCGGCGACCCTCAACCAGGGCCTCGCGAAGCCGTTCGGCATCGAGTCGGTCCTGCCGCTCGCACCGGTCGACTTCGGCCGCATGACGCTGCCGGACGTGCCCACCGCCGTGTTCCTGCCCTACTGCGACGGCGACGTCTCCAACCAGCAGGGCCAGCACTTCATCGACGACTCGCGTCACGCGTTCGACGACAACGTGCTGCGCTCCGCCGTCTGGGTGATGGGTGCGAACCACAACTTCTTCAACACGGTCTGGACGCCCGGTCTCTACCCGGCGGCGACCAGTGACGACTGGTCCACCCGCGACACCACCTCGAGCTGCTCCACCCGCGACTCCACCCGTCTCACCGCGGCACAGCAGTACCAGGTCGGCGTCAGCTACATGACCGGCTTCTTCCGCCTCACGATGGGCGGCGAGACGCAGTTCCAGTCGCTGTTCGACGGATCGGTCAAGCCCTCCACCACGGCGACCTCCTACGCCGACGTGCGCGTGATGGCGACCCAGCCGGCGTCGAGCACCTCGCTCGTGACCGACTTCACCACGAACAACTCGCTCATCCGGGTGTCGGGTGGAGCGACCGCGGCGGTGTGCACCAACCTCTCCGGCCGCACCGTGTCGCAGTCGCTGCCGTTCTGCGCCACCACCAAGGGCTCGTCGCAGGTCCCGCACTGGACGCCCGGCTCGTTCGCTCCGAACGTGCCCGAGTTCCCGACCACGCGGTTCCTGTGGACCGGCGCCTCGACGACCGACCCGTCGGTGCCCAGCACCGGCCAGCTGCGGATCACCGTGCCCGCCGACTACCGCGATCTCAGCACCCGGTCGCAGATCACGCTGAAGACCGCCCCCGACGAGTCCGTGCCCAGCGGCACCGACTTCACCATCACGGTGGTCGACGGAACGGGTGCGACCTACCAGGTCGCCGCATCCGCTCTGAACCCCCTGGCGATCAACCGGATGCCCGGAGGCACCAACACCACGCTGAACAAGATCGTGCTGCAGCAGCTCACGATCCCCACGTCGACCATCACCGGGATCGACCTGCGCGACGTCCGCGAGATCCGTCTCACGGCGGGCGTGGGTGCCGACGGCACGGGCACCGGTGGGGTCTACCTGTCGGATCTCGCCTTCGACACCCCGTCGGTCGGCACCCCCGTGGTGCAGACGCGGACCACGGTGAACATCGCGCCGACCGCGGTCGAGGAGGGCTCGGGCCCGGGCTCCGCCGAGGTCGCGGCCTACCTCAGCCGTGCCGACACGAAGCCGGTCACCGGGTACGTCAGCGTGCTCGGATCGGCCTCGGGAGCGGTCGGCATCGGGATGGAGAAGGTCACCTTCCAGCCCGGCGAGACCTGCAAGACCGTCACGGTCGCCACCCTCGGCAACAGCGCCGCCTCCGACAAGGGCAGCACCAACTTCAAGGTGAGCGCCACGAACACGAGCAACGCGGTGATGGGGGCCCAGGCCTTCAACAACCTCACGGTTCGCGAGGACGACGGCACGACGGGCACCGAGATCCCGCCGGTCGGCATCCAGGGCGACGCGTGCGCCGAGTACGAGGCCTCGCTCGCTCCGGTGCCCCTCGCCGTCGACAAGGAGGCCGTCGCACCCGGTGACTCGTTCACCGTGACCGCGTCCGGCTTCCGCGTCGGAGAGGCCGTCCTGTTCGGCTTCGCGGGTGCCGACCTCGGAGTCGTGATCGCCGACGACGCCGGCGCGGCCACCTGGACCGTCAACGTCCCGGTGAACTCGACGCTCGGTGCAGCGGACGTGACCGCTCTCGGCGCCGGCTCCAAGCGCGACGCACGGGCTGCGGTGTCGGTGCTCGCACCGACGACCACCGTCCTCGCCGCGCCGACGTCGTCCACCGAGGGTGACGAGGTCGCCTTCGCGGCCACCGTGACCGGCGCCGACGTCGAGGGCACCGTCTCCTTCACCGAGGGCGACACCGTGCTCGGCACGGCGGACGTGGTCGACGGCGTCGCGACGTTCCGCTACGCGGGGCTCGCGGTCGGTGAGCACACCGTGGTCGCCTCCTTCGGGCAGACGGCCACCGCGTTCGCGTCGGTCTCCGACCCGGTCGTGATCACCGTCGCCGCCGCGCCGGTGCCGTCGCCCACCGCCTCGCCCACCCCCGGGGGGAACGCGGTCCCGGCCGGCACGGGTTCGTCGTCGGGCGACCTCGCCTCGACCGGACTCAACGTGTCGCTGTGGATCCTTGGCTCGATCCTGGTCCTCGGAGCCGGCGCCTCCATCCTCGTGATGGTCCGCCGCCGTCGGGTGACCGAGTAG
- a CDS encoding sensor histidine kinase, producing MTVHAFAWTSGVRRAWADRDSRQDARVMLTVTATIGLLFAVATSVQSVLAMGVYSATLRGVPSAPVAELLVRGLINVTTVGLMLALVATLRPERRSLPIAVLQSVLIVVGCALVRALVQLATGVYADRTAWVAFAEIVTTSAACLVTMLIGFAMVGVWRRLRAGERERVQSQLETVLAYRELQEEELRVRREVAQGIHGSVQSVFVMLEAELDDVATRVEPSEAARIRRASGTVRDLRERELRSLSGVLYPVDLDRGLDPALTALVMRLPAHIAVETRFHDSARALDARATLPPSTRLLLVRTAEEALSNALRHGGASSVTVDLEFETPTRARLVVDDDGSGPAAEASWSGLDRLRRHLDLLGGSLVLTRSTGLGGATLTAVVPVDVEPATAP from the coding sequence GTGACCGTCCACGCGTTCGCCTGGACGTCGGGCGTGAGGAGGGCCTGGGCCGACCGCGACTCTCGCCAGGACGCGCGCGTGATGCTCACCGTCACGGCGACCATCGGGCTCCTCTTCGCCGTCGCGACCTCGGTGCAGTCCGTGCTCGCGATGGGCGTGTACTCGGCGACGCTCCGGGGAGTGCCGTCGGCTCCCGTGGCGGAGCTCCTGGTGCGCGGCCTGATCAACGTGACGACCGTGGGCCTCATGCTCGCGCTCGTCGCGACCCTGCGACCCGAGCGGCGCTCCCTTCCGATCGCGGTCCTGCAGAGCGTCCTCATCGTGGTCGGGTGCGCTCTCGTGCGGGCTCTGGTCCAGCTGGCGACCGGGGTCTATGCCGATCGGACCGCATGGGTGGCGTTCGCGGAGATCGTCACGACCAGCGCCGCGTGCCTGGTCACCATGCTCATCGGCTTTGCGATGGTGGGCGTGTGGCGTCGCCTGCGTGCGGGCGAGCGGGAGCGTGTGCAGAGCCAGCTCGAGACCGTCCTCGCCTATCGGGAGCTGCAGGAGGAGGAGCTGCGCGTGCGCCGCGAGGTGGCCCAGGGCATCCACGGCAGCGTCCAGAGCGTCTTCGTGATGCTCGAGGCCGAGCTCGACGACGTGGCGACCCGCGTCGAGCCGAGCGAGGCCGCCCGCATCCGGCGCGCGTCGGGCACGGTGCGCGACCTGCGGGAACGCGAGCTGCGCAGCCTCAGCGGCGTGCTCTACCCGGTCGACCTCGATCGCGGCCTCGATCCCGCGCTCACCGCGCTCGTCATGCGGCTTCCCGCTCACATCGCGGTGGAGACCCGCTTCCACGACAGCGCCCGAGCCCTCGACGCGCGGGCGACCCTGCCGCCGAGCACGCGACTGCTGCTGGTGCGGACGGCCGAGGAGGCTCTGAGCAACGCGCTCCGCCACGGCGGTGCGTCGTCGGTGACGGTGGACCTTGAGTTCGAGACCCCGACCCGGGCGCGACTGGTGGTCGACGACGACGGATCGGGGCCGGCCGCCGAGGCCTCGTGGTCGGGTCTGGATCGCCTGCGCCGGCACCTCGACCTGCTCGGCGGATCGCTCGTGCTGACCCGGTCGACGGGTCTCGGCGGTGCGACGCTCACCGCCGTCGTCCCGGTCGACGTGGAGCCCGCCACCGCACCGTGA
- a CDS encoding glycosyl hydrolase family 18 protein, with amino-acid sequence MNRRLLPAGVIAAAALLIPTLASAPASALAPAAPAAPTAVPADASSLQPLARCQMPTPPDVDFSEGYSLGREAMPATGTGRITTLYVDFPDAPGDDAALAGYEDALDGGQQSVSELSEGKLQLDRTADEAWAEMPYPTAHYGIGTDDELSDELLADAVAATDAVVDFSQTDAIWLVFESSAVTGDVRSHAMNDATVTADGRTLNRAVLFSTADLGPTAELSPAWVVAHENGHTLGLADLYFNDTSAGDASRGTGPFDLMGYLDDDGSRELLAWNQWRLGWLADDAVSCLRPGKTTTLELGAVEDSATAGVALIRLSASTVLAVESRRSVGIDAASTAAEGALVYRIDASVPSGDGPVEVQFADGAAPQVRDAATISAAPLQPGDTYTDESGVTVTVDSADAAGDTITVDTNALVHTDTKRTIAYYQTSRVDNNVNNPYISPLPLTTEHTGTDYVILAAIKLKPEKVILNDHTPDDPYYTPVWADLAAMQQQGVRVIGMIGGDQNPSWQTLSTDFDVQYGRLKELIVKHHLDGIDLDVETPTAIEVVELVIDSLRNDFGPTFLITLSPVARGMEGEIDGLSQLDYDQLYEDRGEDIDWFNLQTYCGWGEPTEEYFSKVIAYQAGVGGAPASKLVMGVLSNPINCPGGNGWIGLRPLLEEVDDLAAKHADFGGVATWEYYNSDPGGTSAPWRLNGLLTDAMNGILPPDPGPEPTPVPGAGSSTLAATGSGYDPGPVALLALLALALGAGSFGAITRRRRARG; translated from the coding sequence GTGAACCGACGACTTCTACCCGCCGGCGTCATCGCTGCGGCGGCGCTGCTCATCCCGACCCTGGCCTCGGCGCCGGCCTCGGCGCTCGCCCCGGCCGCTCCGGCGGCTCCGACTGCCGTGCCGGCCGACGCCTCCTCGCTGCAGCCCCTCGCGCGCTGCCAGATGCCCACCCCGCCCGACGTCGACTTCAGCGAGGGCTATAGCCTGGGGCGCGAGGCCATGCCCGCCACCGGCACGGGGAGGATCACCACCCTCTACGTCGACTTCCCGGACGCTCCGGGCGACGACGCGGCGCTCGCCGGCTACGAGGACGCCCTCGACGGCGGACAGCAGAGCGTCTCCGAGCTCTCGGAGGGCAAGCTCCAGCTCGACCGCACGGCCGACGAGGCGTGGGCGGAGATGCCGTACCCGACCGCCCACTACGGCATCGGCACCGATGACGAGCTCTCGGACGAGCTGCTTGCGGATGCGGTCGCCGCGACCGACGCGGTCGTCGACTTCTCCCAGACGGATGCGATCTGGCTGGTCTTCGAGTCCAGCGCCGTGACCGGCGACGTCCGCAGCCACGCGATGAACGACGCCACCGTCACCGCCGACGGACGGACGCTCAACCGTGCCGTGCTCTTCTCGACCGCCGACCTCGGCCCCACGGCCGAGCTCAGCCCTGCCTGGGTCGTGGCGCACGAGAACGGGCACACCCTCGGGCTCGCCGACCTCTACTTCAACGACACGAGCGCGGGTGACGCCTCCCGCGGCACCGGCCCGTTCGACCTCATGGGCTACCTCGACGACGACGGCTCCCGCGAGCTGCTCGCCTGGAACCAGTGGCGGCTCGGCTGGCTCGCGGACGACGCCGTGTCGTGCCTCCGTCCCGGGAAGACGACCACGCTGGAGCTCGGCGCCGTCGAGGACTCGGCGACGGCGGGCGTCGCGCTGATCCGCCTGTCGGCCAGCACCGTCCTCGCGGTGGAGTCGCGCCGGTCCGTCGGCATCGACGCCGCCAGCACGGCTGCCGAGGGCGCGCTCGTGTACCGGATCGACGCCTCGGTGCCCTCCGGCGACGGGCCCGTCGAGGTCCAGTTCGCCGACGGCGCCGCACCGCAGGTCCGAGACGCAGCGACGATCTCGGCCGCACCGCTCCAGCCCGGCGACACCTACACCGACGAGTCCGGCGTGACCGTCACCGTCGACTCGGCCGACGCGGCAGGAGACACGATCACGGTCGACACGAACGCTCTCGTGCACACCGACACGAAGCGCACCATCGCGTACTACCAGACGTCGCGTGTCGACAACAACGTGAACAACCCGTACATCTCGCCGCTGCCGCTCACCACCGAGCACACCGGCACCGACTACGTCATCCTCGCCGCGATCAAGCTCAAGCCGGAAAAGGTGATCCTCAACGATCACACTCCCGACGACCCTTACTACACCCCCGTGTGGGCCGACCTCGCTGCGATGCAGCAGCAGGGCGTGCGGGTGATCGGGATGATCGGGGGTGACCAGAATCCCTCGTGGCAGACGCTCAGCACGGACTTCGACGTGCAGTACGGCCGGCTGAAGGAGCTCATCGTCAAGCACCATCTCGACGGCATCGACCTCGACGTGGAGACGCCGACGGCGATCGAGGTCGTCGAGCTCGTCATCGACTCGCTGCGCAACGACTTCGGGCCGACGTTCCTCATCACCCTGTCGCCCGTGGCGCGGGGCATGGAAGGAGAGATCGACGGTCTCTCCCAACTCGATTACGACCAGCTCTACGAGGACCGAGGCGAGGACATCGACTGGTTCAACCTGCAGACGTACTGCGGGTGGGGCGAGCCGACCGAGGAGTACTTCTCGAAGGTGATCGCCTACCAGGCCGGAGTCGGAGGCGCCCCGGCGTCGAAGCTCGTGATGGGAGTGCTCTCGAACCCGATCAACTGCCCCGGGGGCAACGGCTGGATCGGATTGCGACCCCTGCTCGAGGAGGTCGACGACCTGGCCGCCAAGCATGCGGACTTCGGGGGTGTCGCGACGTGGGAGTACTACAACTCCGACCCGGGCGGCACGTCGGCTCCCTGGCGGCTGAACGGCCTCCTGACGGACGCGATGAACGGAATCCTGCCGCCAGACCCCGGCCCGGAGCCGACACCCGTCCCCGGTGCAGGATCGAGCACGCTCGCGGCGACCGGCTCCGGATACGACCCCGGCCCCGTCGCACTGTTGGCGCTGCTGGCGCTCGCCCTGGGGGCAGGCTCGTTCGGCGCGATCACGCGGAGGCGACGCGCCCGGGGCTGA
- a CDS encoding HNH endonuclease signature motif containing protein, with protein sequence MTGPEFVAEGDLDDIAALEGVCDSGREVSAAQAAHLLRLARFARRRLTHILETTVDTPEAQERAWRNLVAETACALHLGEGQARNQIDLAWALTSQLTATFDGLTVGRITLEHAEVIVDQSATVPEVARREFEARLLEAAAVMSPRRLREAAKRLRERLHPETIEARHRKARQERSVWVDAELDGMAVIHHVLSAEDARAILDAVETKVDRVHRGGDIRSVAALRSDVLRDFVLRGETSPAGANDVVPTVVVTIPVETLIGLDDRPADLSGYGAIDAETARRLAAKAPSFARLFVDPIDGSPLALGREKYRPTADMRRVVVLGDETCRFPNCGRPAMYCELDHTEAWADGGRTDLDNLAALCSRHHHIKHEDGWSLEQLEGGVLRWVSPLGRVYETVPKALFDAQYFGVEARPTLATLLDGAPEFEEVLLDPLPPPLVSFDEFELALCGAPPGAVFVDETA encoded by the coding sequence ATGACCGGTCCTGAGTTCGTCGCCGAGGGTGACCTCGACGACATCGCGGCGCTCGAGGGTGTCTGCGACTCGGGGCGGGAGGTGAGTGCGGCACAGGCTGCTCACCTTCTCCGGCTCGCGCGGTTCGCCCGGCGGCGGTTGACCCACATCCTCGAGACCACCGTCGACACGCCCGAGGCGCAGGAGCGCGCGTGGCGCAATCTCGTGGCCGAGACGGCATGCGCCCTCCATCTGGGCGAGGGGCAGGCGCGCAATCAGATCGATCTCGCCTGGGCGCTCACCTCGCAGCTCACCGCGACGTTCGACGGGCTCACGGTGGGGCGCATCACGCTCGAGCACGCCGAGGTCATCGTCGATCAGTCCGCCACCGTGCCTGAGGTGGCGCGGAGGGAGTTCGAGGCCCGACTCCTCGAGGCCGCGGCGGTCATGTCCCCGCGGCGGCTGCGCGAGGCGGCGAAGCGGCTCCGCGAGCGGCTCCACCCCGAGACGATCGAGGCGCGTCACAGGAAGGCTCGTCAGGAGCGCTCGGTCTGGGTCGACGCCGAGCTCGATGGCATGGCCGTCATCCATCACGTCCTGTCCGCAGAAGACGCGCGGGCCATCCTCGACGCTGTCGAGACCAAGGTCGACCGAGTCCATCGCGGGGGCGACATCCGCTCCGTGGCCGCGCTGCGCAGCGATGTCCTGCGCGACTTCGTGCTCCGCGGCGAGACCTCCCCGGCGGGCGCCAACGACGTGGTGCCCACGGTGGTGGTCACCATCCCGGTCGAGACGCTGATCGGGCTCGACGACCGGCCGGCCGACCTCTCCGGCTACGGCGCGATCGATGCCGAGACCGCGAGGCGGCTGGCCGCGAAGGCGCCGAGCTTCGCGCGGCTCTTCGTCGATCCGATCGACGGCAGTCCTCTGGCGCTCGGTCGCGAGAAGTACCGGCCCACGGCCGACATGCGGCGTGTGGTCGTCCTCGGCGACGAGACCTGCCGCTTCCCGAACTGCGGCCGGCCGGCAATGTACTGCGAGCTCGATCACACCGAGGCCTGGGCCGACGGCGGGCGCACCGATCTCGACAACCTCGCCGCGCTCTGCTCCCGGCACCACCACATCAAGCATGAGGACGGCTGGTCGCTCGAGCAGCTCGAGGGAGGCGTCCTGCGGTGGGTGTCGCCGCTCGGCCGCGTCTACGAGACGGTGCCGAAGGCGCTGTTCGATGCCCAGTACTTCGGGGTCGAGGCGCGTCCGACGCTCGCGACACTTCTCGATGGGGCGCCGGAGTTCGAAGAGGTGCTGCTCGATCCGCTGCCGCCCCCGCTGGTGAGCTTCGACGAGTTCGAGCTCGCCCTCTGCGGCGCCCCTCCGGGCGCGGTCTTCGTCGACGAAACCGCCTGA
- a CDS encoding DUF2510 domain-containing protein, with protein MGAAPGWYDAGTPGRLRWWDGTQWSEHERDAAAVAPAPTPASGQGAQTGPVMGWYQPASGPVRWWDGQKWTGMRFRKDGRPGVDWANSEQPGAAWAFAIIFLGLAVFQFVLGTLAQSVNFSGAGTMLLAILWLSIAITSSAVRRIPAPTGAPLVTDIVRPLPGEQEGPGAGWYQVASTTSRWWTGARWSQYVQSRFGVRPTFHGPRSYRVYVWLSWGMVVFGVLLLIVGIVLMSLGAGASDYGLTTVVGVVALLGGILFGVLGGVLLAFSPMQRRMLLVPAAPPAA; from the coding sequence ATGGGCGCAGCGCCTGGGTGGTACGACGCAGGGACGCCGGGGCGTCTCCGCTGGTGGGACGGCACGCAGTGGAGCGAGCACGAGCGCGACGCTGCCGCGGTCGCTCCGGCGCCCACCCCGGCGTCGGGGCAGGGCGCTCAGACGGGGCCGGTGATGGGCTGGTACCAGCCCGCCTCCGGGCCCGTACGCTGGTGGGACGGCCAGAAGTGGACCGGCATGCGCTTCCGGAAGGACGGTCGGCCCGGGGTCGACTGGGCCAACTCCGAGCAGCCCGGCGCGGCCTGGGCGTTCGCGATCATCTTCCTCGGCCTCGCCGTCTTCCAGTTCGTCCTCGGAACGCTCGCGCAGTCCGTGAACTTCAGCGGCGCGGGGACGATGCTGCTCGCCATCCTGTGGCTCTCCATCGCGATCACGAGCAGTGCGGTGCGGCGCATCCCGGCGCCGACCGGTGCGCCGCTGGTGACCGACATCGTGCGTCCGCTGCCCGGCGAGCAGGAGGGGCCCGGGGCCGGCTGGTATCAGGTGGCATCCACCACGAGTCGCTGGTGGACCGGAGCCCGCTGGAGCCAGTACGTCCAGAGTCGGTTCGGCGTGCGACCCACCTTCCACGGGCCGCGGTCGTACCGCGTCTACGTCTGGCTCTCGTGGGGGATGGTCGTGTTCGGTGTGCTCCTGCTCATTGTCGGGATCGTCCTGATGTCCCTCGGCGCGGGCGCGTCGGACTACGGTCTCACCACTGTGGTCGGCGTGGTCGCGCTCCTCGGCGGGATCCTGTTCGGCGTGCTCGGGGGAGTCCTGCTCGCCTTCTCCCCGATGCAGCGGCGGATGCTCCTGGTCCCTGCCGCCCCGCCCGCGGCCTGA
- a CDS encoding acetyltransferase: MSGPRIRPSTGPAELPELVAIWRTAVAATHHFLSDPDRAEIESRLESDYLPAVDLSVAERDGHPVGFSGVLDGRLEMLFVAADERGSGVGTALLRHAIHERSVTEVDVNEQNASATGFYLSRGFDVVGRSETDDAGRPYPLLHLRLRDSQGATEG; encoded by the coding sequence GTGTCCGGACCCCGAATCCGCCCATCGACCGGGCCCGCAGAGCTCCCCGAGCTCGTGGCCATCTGGCGCACCGCCGTCGCGGCCACGCATCACTTCCTCTCCGATCCCGACCGAGCCGAGATCGAGTCCAGGCTCGAGTCGGACTACCTGCCCGCGGTCGATCTGTCGGTGGCGGAGCGCGACGGCCACCCGGTCGGATTCTCCGGCGTGCTCGACGGTCGGCTGGAGATGCTCTTCGTGGCTGCGGACGAGCGCGGGAGCGGCGTCGGCACCGCCTTGCTGCGCCATGCGATCCACGAGAGGAGCGTCACCGAGGTCGACGTCAACGAGCAGAACGCCTCCGCGACCGGGTTCTACCTCAGCCGCGGTTTCGACGTCGTCGGTCGCAGCGAGACCGACGACGCAGGTCGTCCCTACCCGCTGCTCCACCTGCGTCTCAGGGACTCGCAGGGGGCGACCGAGGGCTGA
- a CDS encoding VanZ family protein has product MREFPRTQRFALVALLGYIVAVLVIVTWPTPVDRDSRGTIQNVLRALHDRDLFTFVKYGHIEYTANIAMFIPLGILLALWLGRRWWWVAMAACFALSGTIETFQGLFLPSRYATFDDVIANTTGGVIGSLIGAVILQTLRVRALEKGSPGSASPPGDGPRREVIEGAGPSTSRGR; this is encoded by the coding sequence ATGCGAGAGTTCCCCCGCACACAGCGCTTCGCTCTCGTCGCGCTCCTCGGGTACATCGTCGCCGTGCTGGTGATCGTCACGTGGCCCACCCCGGTCGATCGCGATTCGCGGGGCACCATCCAGAACGTCCTCCGCGCCCTCCACGACCGCGACCTCTTCACGTTCGTGAAGTACGGCCACATCGAGTACACCGCGAACATCGCGATGTTCATCCCCCTCGGCATCCTGCTCGCCCTGTGGCTCGGCCGGCGCTGGTGGTGGGTGGCGATGGCCGCCTGCTTCGCCCTCTCCGGGACGATCGAGACGTTCCAGGGCCTGTTCCTGCCCAGCCGCTACGCCACCTTCGACGACGTCATCGCGAACACGACCGGTGGGGTCATCGGGTCGCTCATCGGTGCCGTGATCCTGCAGACGCTGCGGGTACGCGCTCTCGAGAAGGGCTCTCCGGGCTCCGCATCGCCGCCGGGCGATGGACCGCGGCGCGAGGTCATCGAGGGGGCAGGTCCGTCGACCTCCCGTGGGCGATGA